In Populus nigra chromosome 1, ddPopNigr1.1, whole genome shotgun sequence, one genomic interval encodes:
- the LOC133699646 gene encoding uncharacterized protein LOC133699646 yields MPGKEMLDTGRDKPEKCYSKIEQFLKDRGCVALHHPKLDCVGGIDNAYKEIDAKIIEGECKWIRDCVWFNSVCIQIPITFQESKKPGDAVPQLSSYPKPGCPGGFSYLGKLLQRIITGYLQSTKVKERSWRLAQLSILPEVRSQDHYKTCVFFAVIGAVEGRYRLWMIMNKADHVTVPQLSVQDGIYGTKQVPIDPAIFFNWIVEHGVVPESDCPYTGLPQGGHALEEGRLSVVNGYRIINPGEESAENIVAEIMEGGPIVGILLYEPDWHAVSFLHAVMLIGGVYKDERVDKYVIQNSWGPDWEEDGRGLVPISDLVEAYVPVLAEHVMSRELLKADSALSCSM; encoded by the exons ATGCCGGGGAAGGAGATGCTTGATACAGGGCGTGATAAGCCAGAAAAATG TTATTCGAAAATTGAGCAATTCTTGAAGGATCGTGGATGTGTCGCTCTACATCATCCTAAACTGGATTGCGTTGGGG GGATAGACAATGCTTACAAAGAGATCGATGCTAAGATTATCGAAGGGGAGTGTAAATGGATACGTGATTGTGTGTGGTTTAATAG TGTTTGCATTCAGATTCCCATAACGTTTCAAGAGTCGAAGAAGCCAGGGGATGCTGTGCCCCAACTCTCATCTTATCCTAAGCCAGGTTGCCCCGGGG GTTTCTCTTACCTTGGCAAGCTTCTGCAACGAATCATTACTGGATATCTGCAG TCTACGAAAGTCAAAGAACGGAGCTGGCGTTTGGCTCAACTCAGTATCCTACCTGAAGTTCGTTCTCAAGACCATTATA AAACATGTGTCTTCTTTGCTGTCATCGGGGCTGTTGAGGGGCGCTACCGGTTGTGGATGATTATGAACAAAGCTGATCATGTGACAGTACCTCAGTTGTCTGTGCAAGATGGTATTTATGGCACTAAGCAAGTGCCTATAGACCCTGCCATATTTTTCAATTGGATCGTTGAACATGGCGTGGTTCCTGAGTCTGACTGCCCATACACTGGATTACCTCAAGGAGGGCATGCTCTTGAG gaGGGTCGGCTTTCAGTGGTGAATGGCTATCGCATTATAAACCCGGGGGAAGAGAGTGCTGAAAATATTGTAGCGGAGATCATGGAAGGAGGACCCATTGTGGGGATCCTTTTATACGAACCAGATTGGCATGCAGTATCATTTCTGCATGCAGTCATGCTAATTGGTGGCGTTTATAAAGATGAACGCGTGGATAAGTATGTGATACAGAACTCCTGGGGCCCTGACTGGGAAGAGGATGGTAGAGGATTAGTGCCCATTTCAGACCTTGTTGAAGCTTATGTTCCTGTCTTGGCTGAGCATGTGATGAGCAGGGAACTACTAAAGGCTGATTCAGCACTGTCTTGCAGCATGTGA